The following are from one region of the Aspergillus chevalieri M1 DNA, chromosome 1, nearly complete sequence genome:
- a CDS encoding NAD(P)/FAD-dependent oxidoreductase (COG:C;~EggNog:ENOG410Q17Z;~InterPro:IPR036188,IPR023753;~PFAM:PF07992,PF00070;~go_function: GO:0016491 - oxidoreductase activity [Evidence IEA];~go_process: GO:0055114 - oxidation-reduction process [Evidence IEA]), protein MANALRNIIVVGGSFVGKATASELANVVPNTHRVLLVEPHSHFHHLFTFPRFAIVPGHEHKAFIPYSGLFSPNPKDSPSRHSVVQARALSVQPHHLQLDQEWHGSNQIPFEYLVVATGTRLAQPAGMKHDDKLSSVSYLQKHQADVKRAKSILIVGGGAVGVQMATDLKEYYPDKDITVVQSRPKLMPQFHEKLHEIVKARFDELGINLVTGSRITIPPTGFPNTGMPFTVQLTNGTELTTDFVIMATGQTPNNQLVKDLPPSAATSITNPENGFIRIRPTMQFQDPSYSHLFAVGDIADTGVRKAARPGAAQAVVVARNIQALIEGRTPEESFERAPGAIHITLGLKHNIVFRNPNVAEGQTEPTVIQKPEGQEDMNVEGMWQRLGVAIENQHQYHL, encoded by the exons ATGGCTAACGCGCTCAGAAATATCATAGTTGTTGGAGGATCTTTCGTGGGAAAG GCTACTGCTTCGGAGCTGGCGAATGTCGTCCCGAATACGCATAGG GTTCTCTTGGTTGAACCGCATAGCCATTTCCACCATCTGTTTACTTTC CCACGGTTCGCCATCGTCCCTGGTCATGAACATAAAGCATTTATTCCATACAGCGGACTCTTTTCTCCCAACCCAAAGGATTCTCCCTCGCGCCATTCTGTCGTCCAAGCACGTGCCCTATCAGTCCagcctcatcatctccagcTAGACCAGGAATGGCATGGGTCAAATCAAATCCCATTTGAATACCTTGTCGTCGCAACAGGCACGCGCCTTGCGCAGCCCGCGGGGATGAAGCATGACGATAAACTTTCTTCCGTGTCGTATCTGCAGAAACACCAAGCAGATGTCAAGCGCGCCAAGTCCATTCTTATTGTTGGCGGCGGAGCTGTTGGTGTGCAAATGGCGACAGATCTGAAAGAATACTACCCCGACAAGGACATCACGGTCGTGCAATCCCGGCCAAAACTGATGCCCCAGTTTCATGAGAAACTACACGAGATCGTCAAGGCTCGATTCGATGAGCTCGGTATCAACCTTGTCACGGGATCCCGCATCACAATCCCACCAACCGGCTTCCCTAACACTGGCATGCCATTCACGGTCCAATTAACTAACGGCACTGAACTCACAACTGACTTCGTCATCATGGCCACCGGCCAAACACCCAACAACCAGCTCGTCAAGGACCTACCCCCCTCAGCGGCGACATCCATTACAAACCCCGAAAACGGGTTCATCCGCATCAGACCCACAATGCAGTTCCAAGACCCGAGCTACTCGCATCTGTTCGCTGTGGGCGATATTGCTGATACTGGAGTGCGGAAGGCTGCGAGACCGGGTGCTGCGCAGGCGGTTGTTGTGGCGAGGAATATCCAGGCTTTAATTGAGGGGAGGACGCCTGAAGAGAGCTTCGAGAGGGCTCCGGGGGCCATTCATATTACGTTGGGATTG AAACATAACATCGTCTTCCGGAACCCGAATGTAGCGGAGGGTCAGACTGAACCGACTGTTATTCAGAAACCTGA GGGACAGGAAGACATGAACGTGGAGGGAATGTGGCAACGGTTGGGCGTTGCGATTGAGAATCAGCACCAGTATCATCTGTAG